The Yersinia entomophaga nucleotide sequence ACAAAACCGCTATACGCTGTTGCTCAAAGATATGCAGGGTCAGATACACCCGATTTCCCTCAGCCAAATCAGTAAAGCTTGGTATCCCAACAATATGACTTTCTGGCAAAAAGTCAGGCATATGGCGGGGCAGGGACATAAATTTCTGACCGACAGTCCGCGCAATGCCAATAGCGAAGGCGGCGTATTCCCAGCGATTTTTGGCACGGTGCTGATGGTTATATTGATGTCAATTATGGTGATGCCGTTTGGGGTTATCGCCGCGGTTTATCTCCATGAATATGCCAAACGCAATTGGTTAACGCGTACAATCCGCATTGCGGTTGTGAATCTGGCGGGCGTGCCCTCTATTGTTTACGGTGTCTTTGGGCTGGGCTTCTTCGTCTATTTTATCGGCGGTTCGCTGGATAAGTTATTTTATCCGGAGGCATTGCCTAATCCGACCTTTGGCACGCCTGGCGTACTGTGGGCGGCATTAACCTTGGCGTTACTGACACTGCCGGTAGTGATTGTTTCTACCGAAGAAGGGTTATCGCGCATACCTGCCAGCCTGCGTCAGGGGTCACTGGCGCTAGGAGCCAGCAAAGCCGAAACGCTGTGGCATATTGTGTTGCCGATGGCGGCTCCGGCGATGATCACCGGCCTGATTTTGGCCGTGGCTCGTGCGGCGGGGGAAACCGCGCCGCTAATGCTGGTTGGCGTGGTGAAATCCGTACCGGTATTGCCGGTAGACGGTGTATTCCCTTTTCTGCATCTCGAACGAAAATTCATGCATTTGAGTTTCCAGATATACGATATGGCATTCCAAAGTCCGAACGTTGAAGCCGCGCGTCCGCTGGTATTTGCAACGGCGTTACTGCTGGTTGTTATTGTGGTTGGGCTGAATTTAGCCGCGATGGGAATACGCCATCATTTACGTGAAAAATACCGTGGCCTGATGCTGTAATGACATTATTTAACTCGCAGGAAACCTTATGGGACTGATGATACCGGACGCCTTGCCCGTACTGGATGTACGGCACCTGAGCGATGAAAATACCGCGCTGGCGGTAGAGCATCTCAATCTGTTTTATGGTGAAAAACAGGTTTTGCACGATGTTTCTCTGCGTATCCCTAAAAATCGGGTCACTGCGCTTATTGGGCCTTCCGGTTGCGGTAAATCGACGTTATTGCGTTGTTTTAACCGAATGAATGACCTGTTGGAACATTGTCGAATGGACGGCGAAATCAGAATTGGTGCTGAAAATATCATCGGAAAAAAGGTCGATGTTGCGGCGCTGCGCCGTCGTGTGGGTATGGTGTTCCAACGGCCAAATCCTTTCCCTAAATCCATTTATGAGAACGTGGTTTACGGCCTGCGTTTGCAAGGAATTCGCGACAGACGGGTTTTGGATGAAGCTCTGGAGCGTGCTTTACGCGCCGCGGCGTTATGGCACGAGGTGAAAGATCGATTGCGGGAGAATGCTTTCCGTCTTTCCAGCGGCCAGCAACAGCGTTTGGTCATTGCTCGAGCGATTGCCATCGAACCGGAAATTTTACTGTTGGACGAGCCTACTTCGGCGTTGGATCCTATTTCGACCTTGACCATAGAAGAGTTGATTACTTCGTTAAAACAGCACTATACCGTGGTTTTGGTCACTCATAACATGCAGCAGGCGGCGCGGGTTTCGGATTACACTGCGTTTATCCATCAAGGTTGCCTAGTGGAATACAACGATACCGATGGATTATTTACCTCACCGGCCATGCGGCGGACGGAAGATTATATTACCGGACGTTATGGCTAAGATTCGATTGGTTAGGATTATCTGCGCAAAATAACACCGGAGCCCATGGCTCCGGTATAGCGGTTAAGGCGTTTTGATCGCCGGAGTTTTATATTTTGTCAAATATTGGGGTTGGAAAATACACATACGGATAACCGTGCGGTATTCGCCGTTGATAAAGAACTCGTCGATTAACTCGCCTTCGCTTTTAAAGCCCAGCTTGCTGTAAATGTGAATGGCTTTTTCATTTTCTTTATCAACAATCAAATACAGTTTATACAGGTTCAATACGGAGAAACCGTACTCCATTGCCAGTTTGGCTGCGGTGCCTGCATAACCTTGGCCCTGATGGGCGGGATCAATGATGATCTGAAATTCTGCCCGACGGTGAATATGGTTGATTTCCACCAATTCCACCAGCCCGACTTTTGTCCCCTGACTTTCGATAATAAACCGGCGTTCGCTCTGGTCATGGATATGTTTATCGTACAGGTCAGACAGTTCAACAAAAGCCTCGTAAGGCTCCTCAAACCAATAGCGCATAACGCTGGCATTATTATCTAACTGATGAACAAACGGCAGGTCATCCCTTTCCATCGGACGTAGCCTGACGCTGGTAGTGCTAGACATGCGGATTCCTCGAAATAATAAATAAAACAGCGGACGCTGCGAGGGAATTATAACCACATAGGGCGTGGGAGAGGAGATATTCCTTTAGATGTTGGGGTAAGGTTTATCATCAATAATGATTTGAGTCTCTACTGACGGCGTACCGCGATTCGTTCCCGCTCAAACGCGGCTCGCTTGACGAGGAGTGTACGAGAGGCGTTTTCAGACCCCCATTTGCGCGCCAACCTTGCTCGGGAACCGTTATGGCGAGTGAGAATAAACCGAAAGATTTAGCTTTCGCAACCCACACCAATCTTGTCGTGGAAAAGCTCAAATACGTTCTTTAAAGTCAAAATTAGTTCACAGCTGTAATCGGAGCAAGTTCCGGTTGATATTCGATAAGTGAATACCTTGTTCTATGGTTTAAACTGACTCATTGCCTTGAATCAAGCAATAAACCGCTTTCCTGCCATCAGCCATTGATCCTGCTAAGCTTTCAATGATGCTCATCCATTTTTAACTGAAAATGATTGGATAAATACAGCCAGTATTAGCTGATAAATCTTTAAGGGGACAGAGGTGATTAAAGCTTTTTCTCAAGAAATAACCAAAGCGGTAGTTGATCCAGTGGTTGGTATTGGTATTGCGGAGTTGGCGAAAGGGAAGGCGCTGAATAGTTTCGGTACGCGTATCGCAGCGGGTAAAAAGGTGGGATGCCATGCCCATTTTCACGGCGAGGAGTGGTATATCATTCTGGCTGGAGAGGGGCGAATGTACCTGGGGGATGTGGAAAACCAGAAGTTGGTAAACTTAAGAAATCATGATGTTAAGCAAGGGGATATCTTTTGTATACCGCCGGGAACAGCCCATCAGTTACAGGCTGAATCGCAACTGGATTTAATCTTTTTGTGCCCAAATAGCCATCTGGTGACGGATAGAATACTGTTCCCCGATATGTGCTAACCCTTGATTACCGGCGGCCAGAAAACAACATTGGAACGTTGGGATCAAAAAAGGGCCATATCACATGGCCCTTTTAGCATAAAACCGGCAGTAGCTTTTATTCGTCGGCTGCGTAACCCTGTAAGGGCAGCTTTTTACCATCCAACCAGGCGGCGTTCTCACGCATTTCCAATCGTCCTTCGGTAAACCAACTGACCACCAACGGATAGATATTGTGCTCCTGCGCCTGCACTCGCTCAATCACATCATCTTCGCTATCTTCAGAAAAAATGGGCACTTTTGCCTGTAAGATAACCGGCCCGCCGTCCAGTTCCTCGGTCACGAAATGCACCGAAGTGCCGTGTTCCGTATCCCCGTTTTCGATAGCCTGACGGTGAGTGTGCAAACCCGGATACTTAGGCAGCAGCGATGGATGGATATTCAGCATTCGACCAGCGTAATGCTGTACGAATTCCGGGCTAAGGATGCGCATATAGCCAGCTAGCACCAGCAAATCCGGCTGATAGGCATCAATAGCCTGAGCCAGCGCTAAATCAAAGCTGACACGGTCAGGGAAAGTTTTGGCATCTAGCGCATGAGCAGGAATCGCGGCCTGCGTCGCGCGCTCCAGACCGTAAGCCTGCGGATTATTACTGAAAACCGCACAAATCGTACCCGCCAGTCGCCCTTGTTGCTGTGCGTCCATCAGAGCTTGCAGATTGCTGCCTTGACCAGAAACCAAAACCACGATTTTTTTCATAGAAGCTACCGCTATCCGTCTTTTTGTTGATCCGTTACGGATTGATGACAACCTGCTCTGCTGCTTCTGGCAATGCAGCAATCGTACCGATTTTCCATGCTTTTTCGCCGGAAGCGGTCAGCAGTTCAACCGCCTTATCTGCCAGTTCGGCAGGTAAGGCGACAACCATACCCACGCCACAGTTAAAGGTGCGGTACATTTCGTGGCGGCTCACGTTGCCGGCCTGCTGCAACCAGCTGAATACTGCTGGCCATTCCCAACTGGATTCATCGATTACCGCCTGCGTGCCTTCTGGCAGAACCCGTGGGATGTTTTCCCAGAAGCCGCCGCCGGTCAGGTGGGCAATGGCGTGAATCTCCAGTTGCTCGATCAGACTAAGGATAGATTTTACATAGATTTTTGTTGGTTCCAGCAAATGGTCCGCCAGAGATTTGCCTGCCAAGTGCGTTTGCTCAGGATCGGTTTTACTGACTTCCAGAATTTTACGTACCAGAGAGTAGCCGTTGGAATGCGGGCCGCTGGCGCCTAACGCAACCAGTGCGTCGCCGGGAGCCACTTTGCTGCCGTCGATAATTTCGGATTTTTCGACAACGCCAACGCAGAAACCGGCAACGTCGTAATCTTCGCCGTGGTACATGCCCGGCATTTCAGCGGTTTCGCCGCCTACCAGCGCGCAGCCAGACTGTTTACAGCCTTCGGCAATACCGGTAATCACGCTGGCTGCGGTATCCACATCCAGTTTTCCGGTAGCGAAATAATCGAGGAAGAACAGCGGCTCTGCGCCCTGAACGACCAAATCGTTAACGCACATCGCGACTAAATCTATACCAATGGTATCGTGACGTTTCAGGTCCATCGCCAGACGCAGCTTGGTGCCAACGCCGTCGGTGCCTGAAACAAGAATAGGTTCACGGTATTTTTGCGGTAATGCACACAGGGCACCAAATCCACCCAATCCACCCATAACTTCCGGACGACGAGTCTGTTTTACTACGCCTTTAATGCGATCAACAAGGTCGTTGCCGGCATCGATATCTACACCTGCGTCTTTATAGCTGAGAGAGGTTTTGTCGGTCACTGCGAGGTCCCCACGGAGGTTGGCTGTTTGAGCTTTGGAAGAAAACGCGGCAATTCTAACAGTCTAGGCAAACGTTTGCGAGTGGCTTGTGATGGAGTCGTTGTTTTCCATGTTCTAGAATTAAGATCCAGTTTCTATTGATCTGAATCAGGCTATTGGTTGTGGCGTTCAAAAAAAAAGGCGGTATAATCTCGCGATTTTTTTGGCCGTCAACCGCCTTAATAGGAGAAAAATAATGAAGATCGTTGAGGTGAAACACCCGCTGGTAAAACATAAGCTTGGCCTGATGCGTGAAAATGACATCAGCACCAAACGCTTCCGTGAGCTGGCTTCTGAAGTGGGTAGTTTGCTGACCTATGTGGCGACCGCCGATCTGGAAACCGAAAAGGTCACTATTGATGGTTGGAATGGCCCGGTTGAAATTGAACAGATTAAAGGGAAAAAAATTACCGTTGTGCCTATTCTGCGTGCCGGTCTGGGCATGATGGAAGGCGTGCTGGAAAATGTTCCTAGCGCGCGTATCAGCGTTGTCGGCGTGTACCGCGATGAAGAAACCCTGAAGCCGGTTCCTTATTTCCAAAAATTGGTTTCGAACATTGACGAGCGCATGGCGCTGGTGGTTGATCCAATGCTGGCGACCGGTGGTTCTATGATTGCAACCATCGATCTGCTGAAAAAAGCGGGCTGCCAGAGTATTAAAGTATTGGTTCTGGTTGCTGCACCTGAAGGTATTGCTGCACTGGAAGTCGCTCATCCGGACGTTGAGCTATACACCGCTTCCATCGATCAGGGATTGAATGAACAGGGTTATATCATCCCAGGTTTGGGTGATGCCGGTGATAAGATTTTTGGTACTAAATAGTTTTACCAGCCGACTGAGAAGTCGGCTTTTTTTTGCTCCGCAGCCTAAGAATATCAATCACCTAGTCAGAGGATAGAGAAGATGAGCCGTCGCACTATAGGGGTCAGCGAACGTCCGCCGTTATTGCAAACGATTCCCTTGAGTTTTCAACACCTGTTCGCCATGTTTGGTGCCACCGTTTTAGTTCCTATTCTGTTTAAAATTAACCCGGCTACGGTATTGCTGTTTAACGGCGTCGGTACGCTGCTGTATTTATTTATCTGTAAAGGTAAAATTCCGGCCTATCTCGGTTCTAGCTTTGCGTTTATTTCACCGGTATTACTGTTATTGCCATTGGGCTACGAAGTGGCGCTGGGCGGATTTATTATGTGCGGCGTTTTATTTTGCTTGGTTGCAATGATTGTGAAAAAAGCGGGGACTGGCTGGCTGAACGTCTTATTCCCACCGGCGGCGATGGGAGCCATTGTGGCGGTTATCGGGCTTGAACTGGCAGGGGTTGCGGCCGGTATGGCTGGATTGCTGCCAGCGGCAGGCGCGACGGCGGATTCTACGACCATCATTATTTCGATGGTAACCCTGGGTGTGACTATTCTCGGTTCAGTATTGTTCCGCGGCTTTTTTGCCATTATCCCGATTCTGATTGGCGTGCTGGTAGGATACGCGCTGTCGTTCGGCATGGGTGTGGTGGATTTAACGCCCATTCGGGAAGCCCACTGGTTTGCCTTACCGACTTTCTATACTCCGCGTTTTGAGTGGTTTGCCATTTTAACGATCCTACCGGCGGCATTGGTCGTGATCGCCGAGCATATCGGCCATTTGGTCGTGACGGCGAATATTGTTAAAAAAGATTTGATCCGCGATCCTGGTCTGCATCGTTCGATGTTTGCCAACGGTATTTCCACGGTGATCTCCGGTTTCTTCGGCTCTACGCCAAACACCACATACGGTGAGAATATCGGCGTGATGGCCATTACCAAGGTTTACAGCACCTGGGTGATCGGCGGCGCGGCAATTCTGGCAATTATGCTTTCTTGCGTGGGCAAGCTGGCTGCGGCAATTCAGGCGGTGCCTGTTCCAGTGATGGGCGGCGTTTCCCTGCTGCTGTACGGCGTGATTGCCGCATCCGGTATTCGTGTACTGATTGAATCTAAAGTTGACTACAACAAAGCGCAAAACCTGATCCTGACCTCGGTGATCCTGATCATTGGCGTTAGCGGCGCGAAGATAAACATCGGCGCGACCGAGCTAAAAGGTATG carries:
- the pstA gene encoding phosphate ABC transporter permease PstA gives rise to the protein MKSWFKSGSPWIWLTAGSVSISLLALLGIILLLAGQGMRYFWPAPVYQFELKQSGAGLVSLIGEIYQQQQITREQLATAGIPLADGRDSVTRYLIKTGNREFQGHDFQTLLDSDIVQRCQPKDLLVLSRLNHGTAYGFMAGMLDNGQPLVGDNIPLELQKRIPQVQALVRQGDDIQFRQMNILNQQVENLRLQEKHLQTAGKLDGRAQDRLRAERGEVQRHYDGLATTLQGLRAEQNRYTLLLKDMQGQIHPISLSQISKAWYPNNMTFWQKVRHMAGQGHKFLTDSPRNANSEGGVFPAIFGTVLMVILMSIMVMPFGVIAAVYLHEYAKRNWLTRTIRIAVVNLAGVPSIVYGVFGLGFFVYFIGGSLDKLFYPEALPNPTFGTPGVLWAALTLALLTLPVVIVSTEEGLSRIPASLRQGSLALGASKAETLWHIVLPMAAPAMITGLILAVARAAGETAPLMLVGVVKSVPVLPVDGVFPFLHLERKFMHLSFQIYDMAFQSPNVEAARPLVFATALLLVVIVVGLNLAAMGIRHHLREKYRGLML
- the pstB gene encoding phosphate ABC transporter ATP-binding protein PstB produces the protein MGLMIPDALPVLDVRHLSDENTALAVEHLNLFYGEKQVLHDVSLRIPKNRVTALIGPSGCGKSTLLRCFNRMNDLLEHCRMDGEIRIGAENIIGKKVDVAALRRRVGMVFQRPNPFPKSIYENVVYGLRLQGIRDRRVLDEALERALRAAALWHEVKDRLRENAFRLSSGQQQRLVIARAIAIEPEILLLDEPTSALDPISTLTIEELITSLKQHYTVVLVTHNMQQAARVSDYTAFIHQGCLVEYNDTDGLFTSPAMRRTEDYITGRYG
- the speG gene encoding spermidine N1-acetyltransferase gives rise to the protein MSSTTSVRLRPMERDDLPFVHQLDNNASVMRYWFEEPYEAFVELSDLYDKHIHDQSERRFIIESQGTKVGLVELVEINHIHRRAEFQIIIDPAHQGQGYAGTAAKLAMEYGFSVLNLYKLYLIVDKENEKAIHIYSKLGFKSEGELIDEFFINGEYRTVIRMCIFQPQYLTKYKTPAIKTP
- a CDS encoding cupin domain-containing protein; this encodes MIKAFSQEITKAVVDPVVGIGIAELAKGKALNSFGTRIAAGKKVGCHAHFHGEEWYIILAGEGRMYLGDVENQKLVNLRNHDVKQGDIFCIPPGTAHQLQAESQLDLIFLCPNSHLVTDRILFPDMC
- the purN gene encoding phosphoribosylglycinamide formyltransferase; this translates as MKKIVVLVSGQGSNLQALMDAQQQGRLAGTICAVFSNNPQAYGLERATQAAIPAHALDAKTFPDRVSFDLALAQAIDAYQPDLLVLAGYMRILSPEFVQHYAGRMLNIHPSLLPKYPGLHTHRQAIENGDTEHGTSVHFVTEELDGGPVILQAKVPIFSEDSEDDVIERVQAQEHNIYPLVVSWFTEGRLEMRENAAWLDGKKLPLQGYAADE
- the purM gene encoding phosphoribosylformylglycinamidine cyclo-ligase, with the protein product MTDKTSLSYKDAGVDIDAGNDLVDRIKGVVKQTRRPEVMGGLGGFGALCALPQKYREPILVSGTDGVGTKLRLAMDLKRHDTIGIDLVAMCVNDLVVQGAEPLFFLDYFATGKLDVDTAASVITGIAEGCKQSGCALVGGETAEMPGMYHGEDYDVAGFCVGVVEKSEIIDGSKVAPGDALVALGASGPHSNGYSLVRKILEVSKTDPEQTHLAGKSLADHLLEPTKIYVKSILSLIEQLEIHAIAHLTGGGFWENIPRVLPEGTQAVIDESSWEWPAVFSWLQQAGNVSRHEMYRTFNCGVGMVVALPAELADKAVELLTASGEKAWKIGTIAALPEAAEQVVINP
- the upp gene encoding uracil phosphoribosyltransferase, which codes for MKIVEVKHPLVKHKLGLMRENDISTKRFRELASEVGSLLTYVATADLETEKVTIDGWNGPVEIEQIKGKKITVVPILRAGLGMMEGVLENVPSARISVVGVYRDEETLKPVPYFQKLVSNIDERMALVVDPMLATGGSMIATIDLLKKAGCQSIKVLVLVAAPEGIAALEVAHPDVELYTASIDQGLNEQGYIIPGLGDAGDKIFGTK
- the uraA gene encoding uracil permease: MSRRTIGVSERPPLLQTIPLSFQHLFAMFGATVLVPILFKINPATVLLFNGVGTLLYLFICKGKIPAYLGSSFAFISPVLLLLPLGYEVALGGFIMCGVLFCLVAMIVKKAGTGWLNVLFPPAAMGAIVAVIGLELAGVAAGMAGLLPAAGATADSTTIIISMVTLGVTILGSVLFRGFFAIIPILIGVLVGYALSFGMGVVDLTPIREAHWFALPTFYTPRFEWFAILTILPAALVVIAEHIGHLVVTANIVKKDLIRDPGLHRSMFANGISTVISGFFGSTPNTTYGENIGVMAITKVYSTWVIGGAAILAIMLSCVGKLAAAIQAVPVPVMGGVSLLLYGVIAASGIRVLIESKVDYNKAQNLILTSVILIIGVSGAKINIGATELKGMALATVVGIGLSLLFKVFSLIQKDEEVIESAEDQAAK